Proteins from one Telopea speciosissima isolate NSW1024214 ecotype Mountain lineage chromosome 1, Tspe_v1, whole genome shotgun sequence genomic window:
- the LOC122660839 gene encoding caffeic acid 3-O-methyltransferase-like, with translation MSSIQKSIDEFDEEEQLCLLAVQLATGSVVHMVLKAAIELNLIHIMERAGPEKQLSCVEIAALLPIKNNPDAPVMLDRILRLLTSYSVFTSSQFTGDDGKVQRLYGLGPVCKHFVSNEDGGCLSPLVHLTQDKVFLDSWHHLKDAILEGGVPFNKAHGMPVYDYLGMDPRFNQVFNKAMSITSITLLKLIIEVYEGFDNVNVVVDVGGGVGKTLELITFKHPTIKGINFDLAHVIADAPPYPGVEHVAGDMFLSIPKGDIIFLKTVLHNWGDEHCLSILKNCYEALPKNGKVVVMETTVPEIPETTLLAKTTLGMDVIMMTQHIGGKERTEKEYKALANGARFSGVTVVFRLAAFSVMEFYK, from the exons AATTCGACGAAGAAGAACAACTATGCTTATTAGCAGTACAACTAGCAACAGGATCGGTGGTTCATATGGTCTTGAAAGCTGCCATAGAGCTAAATCTGATACATATCATGGAAAGAGCTGGTCCAGAAAAACAACTTTCCTGTGTAGAGATAGCAGCTTTGCTCCCTATAAAGAACAACCCAGATGCCCCTGTTATGCTTGATCGTATCTTGCGTCTCTTAACCAGCTATTCCGTATTCACTTCCTCTCAATTCACTGGTGATGATGGTAAAGTTCAAAGGTTGTACGGTTTAGGACCTGTTTGCAAACATTTTGTTTCAAATGAAGATGGAGGTTGTTTGTCTCCTTTGGTTCACTTGACTCAAGATAAGGTCTTCTTGGATAGCTG GCACCACTTGAAAGATGCAATTCTTGAAGGAGGAGTTCCATTTAACAAAGCCCATGGAATGCCAGTCTATGACTATCTTGGCATGGACCCAAGGTTCAACCAAGTTTTCAATAAAGCAATGTCTATCACCTCCATCACATTATTGAAGCTAATAATTGAGGTTTATGAGGGATTTGACAATGTGAATGTGGTGGTTGATGTGGGTGGTGGAGTAGGGAAAACTCTTGAGTTGATCACTTTCAAACACCCTACCATTAAGGGTATTAACTTTGATTTAGCACATGTGATAGCTGATGCACCACCTTATCCTG GGGTGGAGCATGTTGCAGGTGATATGTTTTTGAGTATTCCAAAAGGGGACATCATCTTTCTGAAG ACCGTACTTCATAACTGGGGTGATGAGCATTGCTTGAGTATATTGAAGAACTGCTATGAAGCCCTACCAAAAAATGGGAAGGTGGTTGTTATGGAGACGACTGTTCCAGAGATACCTGAGACTACTTTGCTAGCCAAAACTACACTTGGAATGGATGTGATTATGATGACACAACACATTGGAGGTAAGGAGAGGACTGAGAAGGAATACAAAGCCTTGGCAAATGGTGCTAGATTTAGTGGCGTTACAGTCGTCTTTCGTCTTGCTGCCTTCTCTGTCATGGAATTCTATAAATAG